In one Thermodesulfobium acidiphilum genomic region, the following are encoded:
- a CDS encoding MFS transporter has product MNRVWLFEDKYFLRLWIAQIFSQFSDKFLMAALMIAVSNITNTNISVSSLMVSFALPSVVIAPFIGVFLDKVDRKFILVSINILRSLLSILLVFFLENLFAIYFYSFLIASLIVIFAPAEFAMIPKTASKKNLSAANSLFNVTWVMSFILGFAAISPVVLFFGIKVAVVLTAMSYLAAAIVSSILPNDRPHSEVKYCSFRKALFDSFTYIKSSKLIQVLILEQSIATSLMGMVSVLAVGYVREVLHLSEANFSIIVVPAGFGMVLGSLIIGHIKTPTFKNSTIVSIGILFASLCLVLMSTITQILIIPIISFLLGIANALVNIPIQSMMQKVVKESFRGRVFAILNMFISFTSTFPILFAGELADMFGVRICFLILGILTSLLYFSIKSVAVEADRIE; this is encoded by the coding sequence ATGAATAGAGTCTGGCTTTTTGAAGATAAATACTTTTTAAGATTGTGGATAGCGCAGATTTTTTCACAGTTTTCGGATAAATTTTTAATGGCAGCTTTAATGATTGCAGTTTCAAATATAACCAATACAAATATTAGCGTTTCGTCACTTATGGTGTCCTTTGCCCTGCCATCTGTGGTGATAGCTCCTTTTATAGGTGTTTTTTTAGATAAGGTAGACAGAAAGTTTATCCTGGTTTCAATAAACATTTTAAGAAGTTTGTTATCTATTTTATTAGTTTTTTTTCTAGAAAATTTATTTGCAATTTATTTTTATAGCTTTTTAATAGCTTCTTTGATTGTTATATTTGCTCCAGCAGAATTTGCAATGATACCAAAAACTGCATCGAAAAAAAATTTGTCAGCTGCCAACTCACTCTTTAACGTTACATGGGTAATGTCATTTATACTTGGTTTTGCTGCTATTAGTCCAGTTGTGTTATTTTTTGGTATAAAAGTGGCTGTGGTGCTTACAGCTATGTCTTATTTGGCAGCTGCTATTGTTTCTTCAATTTTACCAAATGACAGACCACATTCAGAAGTAAAGTATTGCTCTTTTAGAAAGGCTCTTTTTGACTCCTTTACCTATATAAAGTCTTCAAAGCTTATTCAGGTTTTAATACTTGAACAATCTATTGCAACTTCTTTGATGGGAATGGTAAGCGTTTTAGCTGTAGGTTATGTTAGAGAAGTTCTTCACCTTAGTGAAGCTAATTTTTCTATAATTGTTGTTCCTGCAGGATTTGGAATGGTTTTGGGTTCTTTAATAATTGGTCATATTAAAACTCCAACTTTTAAAAATTCCACCATTGTAAGCATAGGAATACTGTTTGCCAGCCTATGTTTGGTGTTGATGTCCACAATTACTCAAATACTTATTATACCAATAATTTCTTTTTTGTTAGGTATTGCTAATGCACTTGTAAATATTCCAATTCAATCTATGATGCAAAAAGTAGTAAAGGAATCTTTTAGGGGAAGAGTTTTTGCAATATTAAATATGTTTATTAGCTTTACTTCGACATTTCCTATTCTTTTTGCAGGCGAATTAGCTGATATGTTTGGCGTAAGAATTTGTTTTTTAATTCTTGGAATTTTAACTTCACTTTTATATTTTTCTATAAAATCTGTAGCAGTGGAGGCTGATAGGATTGAATAA
- a CDS encoding glycosyltransferase family 4 protein — protein sequence MNKLKILILGRLSPIDGNSVYVQEIKEKLDERGHSVHLLLFDEGEDEKDRSFLPYLFKTQPYIMIAPSTIRKLKDIVKSVKPDCIHISLTLSFLDFFIPDIFDDIPVIATFHPPFDKNKTLWGVFSQVVYNVYAPFLSNYDKIITLSSVQSDFLMEKGVKKEKLQIIPNGVDPIKYSPGYSDLKERLNADFLFLYLGRISPEKNVKVLCEAFLENNFPEKVKLLIVGDGIDLLKLKRDFNSENIIFFGEANQDRKQEIFRSSDVFVLPSSIEGLPLALLEAMSSKLMCIATNVGATQDALQDSGILLNPMKLKDELIHALKISYQNEELRSKFSSKARERIISNFNIFRQIQILEDVYYNVINFRKFLEKSKV from the coding sequence TTGAATAAACTTAAAATACTAATTCTTGGCAGACTTTCTCCAATTGATGGCAATTCGGTTTATGTGCAGGAAATAAAAGAAAAACTTGACGAAAGAGGTCACAGCGTTCATCTATTACTTTTTGATGAAGGTGAGGATGAAAAAGATAGAAGTTTTTTGCCTTATCTATTCAAAACTCAGCCGTATATTATGATAGCTCCTTCAACAATAAGAAAACTAAAAGACATTGTAAAGTCTGTGAAGCCCGATTGTATTCATATATCTTTAACCCTTTCCTTTTTAGATTTTTTTATCCCGGATATATTCGACGATATTCCAGTAATTGCTACATTCCATCCGCCTTTTGATAAAAACAAAACTCTTTGGGGTGTTTTTTCACAAGTTGTTTACAACGTTTATGCTCCTTTTTTGAGTAATTATGATAAAATTATTACTCTTTCATCCGTACAAAGCGATTTTCTAATGGAAAAAGGAGTAAAAAAAGAAAAACTTCAAATAATACCAAACGGAGTAGATCCTATAAAATATTCCCCAGGTTATTCTGATTTGAAAGAAAGGTTGAATGCTGATTTTCTTTTTCTTTATTTAGGGAGGATAAGCCCTGAGAAGAATGTAAAAGTTTTATGTGAGGCTTTTTTGGAGAACAACTTTCCTGAAAAAGTTAAACTACTGATTGTTGGTGATGGAATTGATCTTTTAAAATTGAAGAGGGATTTTAATAGCGAAAACATAATATTTTTTGGCGAAGCAAATCAGGATAGAAAACAAGAAATTTTTAGGTCTAGTGATGTCTTTGTTTTGCCGTCATCAATAGAGGGGCTTCCTCTAGCTCTTTTAGAGGCAATGAGTTCCAAATTGATGTGTATAGCAACAAATGTAGGAGCTACACAGGATGCACTTCAGGATTCTGGAATACTGCTTAACCCTATGAAATTAAAGGATGAATTAATTCATGCTTTAAAGATTAGTTATCAAAACGAAGAACTAAGAAGTAAGTTTTCTAGTAAAGCAAGAGAAAGAATTATAAGTAACTTTAATATATTTAGACAGATACAAATTTTGGAAGATGTTTACTATAATGTAATAAATTTCAGGAAGTTTTTGGAGAAAAGCAAAGTTTGA
- a CDS encoding glycosyltransferase, giving the protein MKINQKKIENKNIVCFEQERSEELRLKVMSFILFNLTKYKSILSLIFILLYFIVWFYIRRVIMALYVFFILIFFIYLFFLIKKLKSMDDIIDSKQNDLESNDFFYKFSILICAHNEESVIENTLKKIIELNGNFEIIIVDDRSEDKTGKIVDDFVLAYKKEFDSDKEIKVLHRTHDSKPGKSASLNDGIELCSGDYVVMLDADSYFIDRDALVKISNFINKFKPDAIQLRKVSSNPNYNLISYLSYLELCLDSFMQKSRNAFGGAVELRGSGMVISREVLKEVHGFDEESITDDLEMSSRLFFNRKKIVFLEEPFVYEQTVFDLLSWWTQRFRWLEGSLRRYIKYSALILRRAISNRCNNCLKEISFESTKSNLDFFLFFISEFLIPFFAILSMFEEIGLLIFGKGDILILLVIILSYPALLFPISMFFLKDYFNIGFMKRILLSLFFSLYMLTWMFIMFFVFKRVLFDNKPSTWVSPKRLGGV; this is encoded by the coding sequence GTGAAAATTAATCAAAAGAAAATAGAGAACAAAAATATTGTATGTTTTGAACAGGAGAGATCAGAAGAACTCAGATTAAAAGTGATGTCTTTTATACTTTTTAATTTAACAAAGTACAAATCAATTTTATCGTTGATATTTATCCTCCTTTACTTTATTGTATGGTTTTATATTAGAAGGGTTATAATGGCTCTTTACGTTTTTTTTATTTTAATATTTTTCATTTATCTTTTTTTTCTAATTAAGAAGTTGAAGAGTATGGATGATATAATCGATTCTAAGCAAAATGATCTTGAGAGTAATGACTTTTTTTATAAATTTAGCATTTTAATATGTGCTCACAACGAGGAGAGCGTTATAGAAAATACCTTAAAAAAAATTATTGAGTTGAATGGGAATTTTGAAATAATAATAGTAGATGACAGATCTGAAGATAAAACAGGAAAAATAGTAGATGATTTTGTTTTAGCATATAAAAAGGAATTTGATTCTGACAAGGAAATTAAAGTTTTACATAGAACTCATGATTCTAAACCGGGTAAATCGGCTAGCTTAAACGATGGGATAGAGCTTTGTTCAGGCGATTACGTTGTTATGTTGGATGCAGATTCATATTTTATTGACAGAGATGCTTTGGTTAAAATTTCTAATTTTATAAACAAATTTAAACCAGATGCGATTCAATTAAGAAAGGTTTCATCAAACCCAAACTATAACCTTATTTCTTACTTATCTTATCTTGAATTGTGTTTGGATTCCTTTATGCAAAAATCTAGAAATGCCTTTGGAGGGGCTGTTGAACTTCGAGGATCAGGCATGGTTATTAGCAGAGAGGTGTTAAAAGAGGTTCATGGATTTGATGAAGAGTCTATTACAGACGACCTAGAAATGTCTTCAAGGCTGTTCTTTAACAGGAAGAAGATAGTATTTCTTGAAGAACCCTTTGTTTATGAACAAACTGTTTTTGATCTCTTGTCATGGTGGACGCAAAGGTTTAGGTGGCTTGAGGGTTCGCTCAGAAGATACATTAAATATTCAGCACTTATACTAAGAAGAGCAATTTCAAATAGATGTAATAATTGTTTGAAGGAAATTTCTTTTGAATCAACAAAATCTAACCTTGATTTTTTTCTTTTTTTTATTTCAGAATTTTTAATACCTTTTTTTGCTATACTATCTATGTTTGAAGAAATAGGATTATTAATCTTTGGAAAAGGTGATATTTTAATACTTTTAGTTATCATCTTGTCTTATCCAGCATTATTATTTCCAATTTCAATGTTTTTTTTAAAAGATTATTTTAATATCGGTTTTATGAAAAGAATCTTACTTTCTCTATTTTTTTCCCTTTATATGTTAACCTGGATGTTTATAATGTTTTTTGTTTTTAAAAGGGTTTTGTTTGATAACAAACCTAGTACATGGGTTTCCCCAAAACGTTTAGGAGGTGTTTGA
- a CDS encoding recombination protein O N-terminal domain-containing protein, translating into MIEQGIFLRSYPIKENSFIVKILTDSFGSLPALLKGSKKAIFRKLIFPGTFMDVELVKTKGEIMILNEYSIIRSPNIGSFRQSILLSSYLDIIDKIARGAFESVKRVYANIFFENETQFKDLDWFVKSLKEEFYYAGFVDELHYEKDISDFKALKKQMIEILGYLPKSIKLIEKEFYE; encoded by the coding sequence ATGATAGAACAGGGGATTTTTTTAAGATCTTATCCTATTAAAGAGAATAGTTTTATTGTTAAAATTTTAACTGATAGTTTTGGTTCTTTACCAGCTCTCCTGAAGGGTAGTAAGAAGGCTATATTTAGAAAATTAATTTTTCCAGGCACATTTATGGATGTTGAACTTGTTAAAACAAAGGGAGAGATTATGATATTAAATGAATATAGTATAATAAGATCGCCTAACATAGGCTCCTTTAGGCAATCAATTTTACTCTCTTCGTATTTGGATATTATAGATAAGATTGCAAGGGGTGCTTTTGAGTCTGTTAAAAGAGTGTATGCGAACATTTTTTTTGAGAACGAAACGCAATTTAAAGACCTTGATTGGTTTGTAAAATCCTTGAAGGAAGAATTTTATTATGCTGGTTTTGTAGATGAATTGCACTATGAAAAAGATATTAGTGATTTTAAGGCTTTGAAGAAGCAAATGATTGAAATTCTAGGCTATTTGCCAAAATCGATAAAGTTAATTGAAAAGGAATTTTATGAATAG
- the cdd gene encoding cytidine deaminase — MDIEKEVNLLLGSKNKIYKDLIETLINEAKNASMYSYSPYSRFAVGAGLLLENKSIVQGCNIENSSYGSTVCAERVAFFKALSSGERSFLCLAVYNKDILPYPCGCCLQVMSEFVDSNFPIILISSKEIRVIPFSDLLRHPFSLHK; from the coding sequence ATTTGCTTTTAGGTTCTAAAAATAAAATTTATAAAGATTTAATAGAAACACTTATAAATGAAGCTAAAAATGCTTCAATGTATTCTTATTCACCCTACTCAAGGTTTGCGGTTGGAGCTGGTTTGTTGTTGGAAAATAAAAGCATAGTTCAGGGTTGTAATATAGAGAACTCTTCTTATGGGTCTACTGTTTGCGCAGAGAGAGTAGCTTTTTTTAAAGCTCTTTCTTCTGGAGAGCGAAGTTTTTTATGTCTTGCAGTATATAATAAAGATATTTTGCCATATCCATGTGGATGTTGCCTTCAGGTTATGTCTGAATTTGTGGATAGTAATTTTCCAATCATTCTAATTTCTAGTAAAGAAATAAGGGTTATACCTTTTTCGGATCTTTTAAGACACCCATTTAGCTTGCATAAATGA
- a CDS encoding glycine--tRNA ligase subunit alpha, with product MKKLNFQQIILKLQDFWTKNGCVLLQPYDVEKGAGTMNPSTFLRVLGPDSWNTCYVEPSRRPTDGRYGENPNRLQHYYQFQVILKPAPTFTQDIYIRSLEALGLDVKKHDIRFVEDDWESPTLGAWGIGWEVWLDGMEITQFTYFQQAGGIDLDPISLEITYGLERIALYLQDVDNVFDIKINDKVTYRDIHFNSEVEWSKFNFEEADILMLKRHFDDYEEEALRLIELDLIRPAYDYVLKCSHNFNLLDARGAIGVLERTHYISRVRNLAKEVAKRVAIAEKNNKENKK from the coding sequence ATCAAAAAATTAAATTTTCAACAGATCATATTAAAACTTCAAGATTTTTGGACAAAGAATGGGTGCGTGTTGCTTCAGCCGTATGATGTGGAAAAAGGGGCTGGAACAATGAATCCTTCAACTTTTCTAAGGGTTTTGGGACCAGATAGCTGGAATACCTGTTATGTTGAGCCCTCTAGAAGGCCTACTGATGGTAGATATGGAGAAAATCCTAATAGACTACAACACTATTATCAGTTTCAGGTTATATTAAAGCCTGCCCCAACGTTTACTCAGGATATATACATAAGAAGTCTTGAGGCTTTAGGCCTTGATGTAAAAAAACACGATATTAGGTTTGTAGAAGATGATTGGGAATCTCCGACTCTTGGCGCTTGGGGGATAGGTTGGGAGGTGTGGTTGGATGGTATGGAAATAACCCAGTTTACCTATTTTCAACAGGCTGGTGGAATAGATCTTGACCCTATTTCTCTTGAAATAACCTATGGGTTAGAAAGGATAGCTCTTTATCTACAGGATGTAGACAATGTTTTTGACATAAAAATTAACGATAAAGTAACCTATCGCGATATTCATTTTAATAGTGAAGTAGAATGGTCAAAATTTAATTTTGAAGAAGCTGATATTCTGATGCTAAAAAGGCACTTTGATGATTATGAGGAAGAAGCTTTAAGGTTAATAGAATTAGATTTGATAAGACCTGCTTATGATTATGTGCTTAAGTGTTCGCATAACTTTAACCTTTTGGACGCAAGGGGTGCGATTGGAGTATTAGAAAGGACTCATTATATATCAAGAGTTAGAAATCTAGCAAAAGAAGTTGCAAAAAGAGTAGCAATTGCTGAGAAAAATAATAAAGAGAATAAAAAATAA